One genomic window of Ilyobacter polytropus DSM 2926 includes the following:
- a CDS encoding AAA family ATPase: protein MRKRLEKIIDELNISLVERGSHTRLALLTALAGENMILVGPPGTAKSEISRRVAEVFDTKYFEYLLTKFTTPEELFGPVSIRELEQDNFRRKTDGYLSDANIVFLDEIFKSNSSILNSLLTILNEKIYHNGNLKEKTDIYSIISASNELPTDSGELMALYDRFLLRVVVDYVKEPSKLLTLEDRYRGISQDLKLNKETLEEIGKESKKVEVPHHIAMIILNLKEKLDEHFKDEIKGKIQEKVSDRKLVKSIKLLKTSAYTNGRDCLNISDTLLLLHCYWNKIENRDVIKKYLFEEIIKLTKEDLENYRNISRVWSEEFNGLFKKQRVDENGTPLYYDVDNKLVDFSYGDIHVMDKYGDYVHYKGHTEYVKVLAELGNFDYGYIDSGIATDNGKIVWKYECSPVEVVTSAERELEGYERLVVKGNLKPANIESYEEYIKAYTVISANLIPKMEGIRRNIEEEIIEIRSVSDYLNKVRQSLKAENLWVVGDDIKELQTLVEKTYEGMNASLLKLEEVTDKIDRAKVSSER, encoded by the coding sequence ATGAGAAAAAGGTTGGAAAAGATAATAGATGAATTAAATATATCTCTAGTAGAGAGGGGAAGTCATACAAGACTAGCCCTTCTTACTGCCCTTGCAGGAGAAAATATGATCCTTGTAGGTCCTCCGGGGACAGCAAAGAGTGAGATATCTAGAAGAGTAGCTGAGGTGTTTGATACCAAGTACTTTGAGTATCTACTCACAAAGTTTACAACACCTGAGGAGTTATTCGGACCTGTATCTATAAGGGAACTAGAGCAAGATAACTTTCGTAGAAAGACTGATGGCTATCTTTCTGATGCCAATATAGTTTTTTTGGATGAGATATTCAAATCAAATTCTTCAATATTAAACTCACTGCTAACTATATTAAATGAGAAAATATATCACAACGGAAACCTCAAGGAAAAGACGGATATATACTCTATTATATCGGCATCAAATGAGCTTCCAACTGATTCAGGGGAACTTATGGCACTTTATGACAGATTTCTTTTGAGAGTAGTCGTGGATTATGTAAAGGAACCGTCAAAATTACTGACACTTGAAGACAGGTATAGGGGAATTTCTCAGGACCTGAAACTTAATAAAGAAACTCTTGAGGAGATCGGAAAAGAGAGCAAAAAAGTAGAGGTTCCTCATCATATAGCAATGATAATACTAAACCTAAAGGAAAAGCTAGACGAACACTTTAAGGATGAAATTAAAGGTAAGATCCAGGAAAAGGTCTCTGACAGAAAACTTGTAAAAAGTATAAAGCTTCTTAAAACCAGTGCCTATACTAATGGTAGAGACTGTTTAAATATAAGTGATACACTACTTTTACTTCACTGCTACTGGAACAAGATAGAAAATAGGGATGTGATTAAGAAATACCTTTTCGAGGAGATAATTAAGCTCACAAAAGAGGATCTTGAAAACTATAGAAATATATCCCGGGTATGGTCGGAGGAGTTTAATGGATTATTTAAGAAACAAAGGGTAGATGAGAATGGAACCCCCCTATACTACGATGTGGATAATAAGCTAGTTGATTTTTCCTACGGAGATATCCACGTAATGGATAAATACGGGGATTATGTTCACTATAAGGGGCATACTGAATATGTAAAAGTCCTGGCCGAACTTGGAAATTTTGATTATGGGTATATAGACAGCGGAATAGCCACCGATAATGGTAAAATAGTCTGGAAATATGAATGTTCACCGGTGGAAGTGGTAACGTCGGCTGAAAGAGAATTGGAAGGATACGAAAGACTTGTAGTAAAGGGAAATCTGAAACCTGCCAATATAGAATCCTACGAGGAGTATATAAAGGCTTATACCGTAATATCTGCAAATCTCATTCCAAAGATGGAGGGGATTAGAAGAAATATAGAGGAGGAGATAATAGAGATAAGAAGTGTCTCAGATTATCTAAACAAAGTGAGACAATCCTTGAAAGCAGAAAACTTATGGGTTGTTGGTGATGATATAAAAGAACTGCAGACCCTTGTGGAAAAAACTTACGAAGGAATGAATGCTTCACTTCTGAAGTTAGAGGAAGTAACTGATAAGATCGATAGGGCTAAAGTATCGTCAGAGAGGTAG
- a CDS encoding VWA domain-containing protein produces the protein MDIFDKRVKNNFDIMKNIWINYPETRLKRESIAKKWWMALYEGKADQESNGFLEASIEVLSIFKEMTIGNEILCNKLIGDYFAKVKEKYDNDIYSEVIGEEKKIIDILNQSEIKRLLQSKEENTEPSFFKEDKYNGYREKKDKYSEMWKDIQGEVTEYFQLEYEKMKKMRDILGDSMMDKMGWDLSKVDKKTLFDLEELNRIALEDEKLNYLLKMLGRKKRKKNLDLDISEIQKSPNKKDLLGVHLSNDLVRLLPSELSLMHNKHLRRYFHAKYIENRLSTYLLSDMDEDPNPGERDNQDSEGPIILCIDTSSSMKGLPEKLAKASTLFLLKEAQKKERKVYIIAFSGDESLKELELVQSSDGIRRALEFFNWEFYGGTDYLTPLRRSIEIIEKSGYRKADLLMISDGIAEVPDEFIEYIDRVKQSLKFKIYSLIIGSKDVKNTFSDKVLYYEYRKKKEAYIGSEYQSLNRSFLSNHG, from the coding sequence ATGGATATATTTGATAAAAGGGTAAAAAATAACTTTGATATAATGAAGAATATATGGATAAACTATCCTGAGACCAGGCTAAAAAGGGAGAGTATTGCTAAAAAGTGGTGGATGGCCTTATATGAGGGAAAAGCAGACCAAGAGTCCAATGGCTTTTTAGAGGCTAGTATAGAGGTACTTTCTATATTTAAGGAGATGACTATAGGAAATGAGATTCTTTGCAACAAGCTTATAGGGGATTATTTTGCTAAGGTAAAGGAAAAGTATGACAATGATATCTATAGTGAGGTGATAGGAGAGGAAAAAAAGATAATAGATATTCTCAACCAGTCGGAGATAAAAAGACTTCTTCAGTCAAAGGAAGAGAATACGGAACCTAGCTTTTTCAAGGAAGACAAATATAATGGCTATAGGGAAAAAAAAGATAAGTACAGTGAAATGTGGAAAGATATACAAGGGGAGGTAACTGAGTATTTTCAGCTAGAGTATGAAAAAATGAAGAAAATGAGGGATATATTGGGAGATTCTATGATGGATAAGATGGGATGGGATCTTTCCAAGGTGGATAAAAAAACTCTCTTTGACCTGGAGGAGCTTAATCGAATAGCTTTAGAGGACGAAAAACTCAATTATCTTTTAAAGATGCTCGGTAGGAAAAAGAGAAAGAAAAATCTGGATTTGGATATAAGTGAAATCCAAAAATCGCCCAATAAGAAAGACCTTTTGGGAGTACATCTGAGTAACGACTTGGTACGACTTCTTCCATCGGAACTATCACTAATGCATAACAAGCACCTGAGAAGATACTTCCATGCCAAGTATATCGAAAACAGACTCTCCACCTATCTTCTTTCAGATATGGATGAGGACCCGAACCCCGGAGAAAGGGACAATCAGGATTCTGAGGGGCCAATAATTTTATGCATAGATACCTCAAGTAGTATGAAGGGTCTTCCAGAGAAACTGGCTAAGGCATCCACTCTATTTCTTCTTAAAGAAGCTCAAAAAAAAGAGAGAAAGGTATATATAATAGCTTTTTCCGGAGATGAATCTTTAAAAGAGCTTGAACTGGTTCAGAGTTCAGATGGCATAAGGAGGGCACTGGAATTTTTTAATTGGGAGTTTTATGGTGGAACAGACTATCTCACTCCCTTGAGACGGAGCATCGAAATTATAGAGAAGAGTGGTTACAGAAAAGCTGATTTACTTATGATAAGTGACGGTATAGCTGAGGTGCCCGATGAATTTATAGAGTATATAGATAGGGTAAAGCAGAGTCTTAAATTCAAGATTTATTCACTGATAATAGGTTCAAAAGATGTAAAAAATACATTTAGTGATAAGGTTCTCTACTATGAATATAGAAAGAAGAAAGAGGCTTATATAGGTTCCGAATATCAGTCTCTTAACAGAAGCTTCCTTTCAAACCATGGATAG